One genomic window of Amphiura filiformis chromosome 3, Afil_fr2py, whole genome shotgun sequence includes the following:
- the LOC140148563 gene encoding protein O-mannose kinase-like yields the protein MIQIMARRTNTFKLCFLLIASLAFIGYQLLLKSSVCPRLPAGGQGVRQLDPGVVDKHQLNDTDTKCSPGHFQLNNDGICHPMLTCKDIQDNVTSIKEIGVGLIKKVHLARWKTYQVSLVKLSHSSFNNYFLSAAKMLQQSQGSPFVTQLLGFCPSSSTPAMVTEYHRFGSLKNINSILKENGKDNGATRFRLCLDYVKIINFLHSSPTGTRVMCDSSYLKKTLSQFLVTSDLHIVLNDVDVLPVVDSSKRILTNCGHYQVVGNFAAPEQLWPYAGVKFNESQMPGYDEKTDIWKIPAVVDYLLGRNVYGDLVRFILSKFHKKCHSKDPKLRPTAAEVLKEYLAVQQILNVTEQSGLIF from the exons ATGATTCAAATAATGGCTCGACGAACAAATACATTTAAATTGTGTTTCCTCTTGATAGCATCATTGGCATTCATTGGCTATCAACTGCTGTTGAAGAGTTCTGTTTGCCCGAGATTACCAGCTGGTGGTCAGGGTGTCCGACAATTGGATCCAG GTGTTGTGGATAAACACCAATTAAATGACACCGACACGAAATGCAGTCCAGGACATTTTCAACTGAATAATGATGGTATTTGTCATCCCATGTTAACCTGTAAGGACATTCAGGACAACGTTACTAGTATTAAAGAAATCGGTGTGGGACTAATTAAGAAA GTTCATCTTGCCAGATGGAAGACATACCAAGTAAGCCTTGTGAAATTATCTCATTCGTCTTTCAACAATTACTTTTTATCTGCGGCAAAAATGCTGCAACAGTCTCAAGGTAGTCCGTTTGTAACACAACTTCTTGGATTTTGCCCATCGTCATCAACCCCTGCAATGGTTACCGAGTATCACAGATTTGGGTCGTTAAAAAACATCAACAGCATATTAAAGGAAAATGGTAAAGACAATGGAGCGACGAGATTCAGACTTTGTCTTGATTATGTCAAAATCATTAATTTTCTTCATTCTAGTCCGACTGGTACTCGTGTCATGTGCGATAGCAGTTATTTAAAGAAAACACTTTCACAATTTTTAGTGACGTCTGATCTCCACATTGTTCTTAACGATGTAGACGTACTTCCTGTTGTCGATTCATCCAAAAGAATTTTAACCAATTGTGGACATTACCAGGTAGTTGGAAACTTTGCTGCTCCAGAACAATTGTGGCCTTACGCAGGGGTTAAATTCAACGAAAGCCAAATGCCAGGTTATGACGAGAAGACAGACatctggaagattccagcagTAGTAGATTATTTGTTAGGAAGAAACGTCTATGGAGATCTCGTCAGgttcattttgtcaaaatttcataaaaaatgtCATAGTAAGGATCCAAAACTCAGGCCTACTGCAGCTGAAGTTTTAAAAGAATACTTAGCTGtacaacaaatattgaatgttacaGAGCAAAGTGgtttaatattttaa